The genomic interval TCGATTAAACAATTAAGTATGTCATGGTCTCAGCaagcattaaagggactgtaaaccagtttttttctgtaatgaatctcaggacaatcatttaataaaatgttttactctttgatatcataattgtaaaaaaataccaaaatgtaaaaaaaaaaacgagtcGGAGACCGAGTTCGACCCattgtcgccaaaattgcagtccagtattgtatccactgtgctacgaaagTTTTTCAtgaacggttggaatatttaagctatatctctaacttggtaatatcacgtgataacatcgactagccaatcgcGCATAAGGAATGATTTCTACTAGGTAGAAATCATCTAGTAATCTTCTTAAATGGGAAAAAAccaaaaactgtgaaaaaaatattagttgtaaactatgtggtacttcagttagtttaaatgcattgtacGCATCGATAGCAAGTTTAAGTATGTTTTCgacaatttacattttttttcgcgttttcatcatacggagtacagacCCTTTAATAGTTTTAGAATACTCAAAATTAACCCATTGATTTATCCATGACATAACTCTGATACTTTCCTATGGATTGCTTTTCCACACATTCAGTGTTTAACGTAATACTAGTAAATGACTTATTCTGAAATGATACATTAAACACAGAAATATTAAACACGATTTAATACAGTTGTGCACAAGCAGCAATCTACATGGAGGAGCAGAGATTGTCGGACGGGCTATAAACACTCGCCAAGTGACCGGTTGCCACGAATGCTGCTTGACTGACGAATGCAATGGAAGACTTTGTGATCACGAAAAACGTAATTACAATCAAACTCAAAGGAAAACCCCAGAAGGAATTCAATTGTCAAGGCATTATTTTCTGGCAATTTGAATTTCAGGACACGCCTCTAAGTATGATATCCATATGATCCATAAACGACAGAAAACTGAAGACCTAAACATACTcctgtattttcatttttaacatttttaattttaccttTTAAACGAATATTAGCaattcattgaaatgtttatgccataaacttaattattttaatcttaaaacGCTACTTACGCGGGTACTTATACTGACATCCAACATACATGTGAACTTCCATAAAGGTCCGTGTTCCATATAGTCTCTGCTGTCCTAATATGAATGATGCTGTACCTGTTTTCAGCGACCGCTTGCATTGATTCGGAGACCGTGGACTGCGCACTTCTAAATTCACTGTTGAGCGTATGTGCTGACGTGGACCACGCAAAGACGATATGTCCAAAGTATTGTGGACTTTGCAACCTTggtattgttaaatattacgTTAGAagttaattttattcatttatttattttaatgacgTCACAAAAAATAGTATTCTGAATCGCGGAATAGGAAATTTCTGCACATGCCGATTCTGAACCTTGAAATCATGCCTCTGTTCATGCCTTCTGGCTTCGCATTCCAGTAAAACCGCAATCATGCGGGCTTTAACGCTAGTGAAAACGTGTATAACTCATCAAATATACTGTGTCTTGAAAACTAGTATGCCTTGCTATGGGAAACAGAGCGATGAAATTAAAACGTTGCTGTTTGCTTCAAAAAGAATAATGTGGTGAACACCTCTGTTTATATCACAAGTTGATGGAAACTGGGCTGACTGGTCTAGCTGGGGTCAATGTGACGTCACATGCGAAAATGGGACACAATTGCGTACACGCACCTGCACTAATCCAGAACCGAGAGATGGCGGTGCGGAGTGTGTAGGTTCAGGGAATGAGACAACAGTCTGCGTCAGGGAACTATGCCCTGGTGAGTTTGAATTTTTTACGTATTGGTATTTCTCATCACATTCATATCAGGACATACATAGTTCTAGTAGCACATATAAAGAAGTGGacaattaacattaacaatataGAAAGTCGAACCttttaacaaatgttcattGGTTTTGCTCTTCACACGTATATGACGATATGTTTACCAGTTCATGGCGGATGGAGCGTTTGGAATCATTGGAGTCCTTGTTCTGTGTCTTGCGATGCAGGACTTGCTACCCGTCAGAGGAATTGCAATAATCCTAAGCCGGATAGATGTGGTGACCACTGCTTCGGGGATACAATTGAATCAAGGATATGCATGCAAAGACCGTGTGCTGGTATGGGCAACAACTACTAGTACTTTCGTAACAggttttaagcaaacattatcGGAACGTCATACCAATCAATATGTTATAATACAACACACAAAGACAACCTATGTACTTACTACTTCGTATAAGATAGCTCAGGGTCGATTTCATTCATTGGAAATTGGTGAATGCCTGCGTAGGCCAGTCACATAAATAGGCTCATTAGGGTCATTGCAAATCAAAGGGAACAgactaaaaacaaaaaacgttGATCTGACCGGATAATTACCGTTAATGAAACGGAAAAAGTTACTATTCTGATTTACTTTCTGAGATAAAAAGGTTGTGCATTATGAAACGCTAAATCAACTACTGTTGAAGTAAGCCTGACCCTCTTTACAGTGGTGTAGGACAATGATGAACCTGTGACTGACCCTCTTGACAGTGTCGTACGACAATTTTAAACCTGATGAAGTCAGCTGTTGTTCTATACTTCACAGTTTTAACGACAGTGATCTGAAATCTTGTTCAAGGTTGTTGTTTTGTCGATAAAGTATCATTTAGgaatgtatgaaaaattattattttacaaatgagtCTTCTTCACCTCTATCTTATTTATGTTAGATATAACCATATTTGTCTGTTAAGACGGTGGCTGGTCACAATGGTCGCCTTGGGGTGTATGTGAGGGGAGACAACTTGTGCGAAACCGCAGCTGCAACAACCCAGAACCATCCATGTTCGGCAAGCAGTGTGCAGGAACAGATATGCAAACTAAACCATGTTCAGGTATATTATTTATACCTTTATCTGTTTGACTTTTCCAacattatagaaaatataaaagttggcttacgttttgaaaatgttttaattgttgtatAAGAGACTTGCATTGAAGCATACGCAGAACAAGGGCGTTTTGAAGATACGATCTCTCATTCTTTTTCACGGGGATATAAATCAACGATTATGTTATGGAAATGCATGGGCAATAAACAGACCGCTTTTGATATGAAgtagtttaatgttttaacgtgcgcgcgcacacacatacacacccATAAGCTACTATTTGATTACTTTCAGGTGGTTTGGTGTACTTCAATGCCCATGGCCATAGTCTGTATCAGACAAATTATTTGACATGCCCTATTGTTGTTGACAATGTCGGCCACGGTTATCATAGCAACAACGGCTCCTTTGTCGCGCCGGTCGAAGGACAGTTTTTCTTTTCTGCTCAGATATGTACAAGCAATGGACAAACCGTAGATGTCCAACTGCGCCATGTTCCGTTGTCTGGGTCTGAACTAGCGATAGCTGGCAACATAGCACATGGATCTGGGGACTACGACtgtgctactgcttctgctccCGTGCTCTTGCGTACCGGCGACCAAGTCAGAGTCTACACGTCAGCGGCAGACAAAATCCCGCTATTCGACGATCCGACAACGTTCTGGACATCATTCAATGGGGTTTTAATTCAATAGATATATAACTAAGGAACTAAATTGATGCCTAGTACATAGGTGTATCGTTAATAATCTGTTATTTAATTTTCCTTAAAAGGGACTGTACATTAGATTGGcacaaaaaatagtgtttttctgtaacgaatcttaggagaattatttaatagaatgtgttacgctttgatatcataattgtaaaaaaagtaccaaaatgtggGAAAAAATGTGTCGGttaccgggttcgaacccgtgtcgccaaaattgaagtccagtgtAGTATCCACTGTGCTAAGAAGGCTAACTCCAaacgagtggtatatttaagctatatacttaacttggttatatcacgttataacatcgactagccaatcatgcataaggaatgaattctactaggtagacatacccagtaatcttttttctaatggaaaaataccaaataactgctaaacttaatcaaattgtaaactatgtggtactttagttagtaagtttcaatgcattgtacacattaatatcaatttttgtcagttttcgacaattttctttttttcttgcaaattgatcatctggtgcacagttgctttaacgCCTACGAAGAAATTCAAGATTTTTATACGTCAACTTGTTTTATGATACTGATGTTTGTTACATAATTCTTTAGCTTAATTAAGATATCAACAAACTGGGGGATAACAAAAGATAATGCTTGCAAGTATCAAACAAATacgatattttattgaataagtgCACACATATTTCAATATAGTCATTTGAAGTGTCAATATGTTTTACAGCCAACACTAAcaataaacactacatttgtatttcaatCTTTCATTAACTCTATATTGTACAGTACATGCTCTGCAAATTTTTTTCCCTGAATATTAATAACAGTGATAgtactatttttatattatttttaaatatatcatat from Mya arenaria isolate MELC-2E11 chromosome 7, ASM2691426v1 carries:
- the LOC128239956 gene encoding coadhesin-like, translating into MTGFGPLLWLSIAACLQQAGALECLECIDVAEPNLCNDTLVCASGESCYVQTRQTSPVTRYQMGCQNNQLCTSSNLHGGAEIVGRAINTRQVTGCHECCLTDECNGRLCDHEKPTACIDSETVDCALLNSLLSVCADVDHAKTICPKYCGLCNLVDGNWADWSSWGQCDVTCENGTQLRTRTCTNPEPRDGGAECVGSGNETTVCVRELCPVHGGWSVWNHWSPCSVSCDAGLATRQRNCNNPKPDRCGDHCFGDTIESRICMQRPCADGGWSQWSPWGVCEGRQLVRNRSCNNPEPSMFGKQCAGTDMQTKPCSGGLVYFNAHGHSLYQTNYLTCPIVVDNVGHGYHSNNGSFVAPVEGQFFFSAQICTSNGQTVDVQLRHVPLSGSELAIAGNIAHGSGDYDCATASAPVLLRTGDQVRVYTSAADKIPLFDDPTTFWTSFNGVLIQ